TTTATTTCTGTGATTGAAGACATTAGCGAACGGCAAGCCGCGCTGCGCGATCGCCAACAGTGGGAGGAGCAAATTCAAGCATCACTTTTAGAAAAAGAGGTGTTATTAAAAGAAATTTACCATCGTGTTAAAAATAATTTACAGGTTATTTCCAGTCTGCTAAACTTGCAATCTGCTTATATTAAAGACGAACAGGATTTGATCATATTCCGACAAAGCCAGCAGCGGATTGAATCAATGGCCCTAGTTCACGAGAAATTGTATCAATCTCAAGACCTAGCAAAGATAAATTTTGGTGAATATATTCGAGATTTGGTAGCAAGCTTATTTGCTGCTTATGAAGTCAATGAAGATGCGATCGCTCTGATAATAAATATCGACGATCGCGTATTTCTCGGTTTGGATACAGCAATCCCTTGTAGCTTAATTATTCATGAGCTTGTATCCAACTCATTAAAATATGCATTTCCAACAGGTAGAAATGGTACAATTTCTATTAATCTTAAAAAAGACCATAAAAATCAGATAACACTTGTAGTTAGTGATGATGGAATTGGTTTACCATCAAACTTTGATTTCAAAAATATAGCCTCTTTAGGTTGGCTGCTAGTAGATGCTTTAAGCAATCAACTCTCAGGAAATATAAAGATACAAGGTGATATGGGAGTGGAGTTTCATCTGACATTTACATTAATATAAAATAACTAAAATATGACAAACGCAAAAATATTAGTCGTGGAAGATGAAGCAATTGTTGCTAAAGATTTACAATATCGACTGATAAAATTTGGTTATATAGTTCCTGCGATCGCTTCTTCAGGAGAAGAAGCAATTAATAAAGCAGTAGAAATATCACCAGATTTAGTGCTGATGGATATTAAGCTCAAAGGGTCAATGGACGGAATAGAAGCTGCTCAAGAAATCTATAAGCATTTGGATATTCCAGTAATTTATTTGACTGCTTATGCAGATGATAATACATTAGCGCGAGCTAAGATAACTGAGCCATTTGGCTATCTACTCAAACCTTTCAAAGAGAAAGAACTACAAACAAATATTGAAATAACTCTGATTAAACATGGTCTGCAAAGACAATTAAAAGTTAATCAAAAATGGCTAGATGCACTTTTAAGAAGTATCAGCGATGGTGTGATTGCTAGCGATTTGCAAGAATTGATAACTTTTATGAATCCGGTTGCCGAAAATCTGACTGGATGGAAACAGGAAGAAGCTTTTGGTAAAAATTCATCAGAAGTATTTAATATAGCTAATGGAGAAACTCATAACCCGATTGAAAGTCCGATTATCAAAGTTCTACAAGATGGTATTATCGTCAGCCTCCCGGCAGAAACTATTTTGATTACTAAAGACGGTGTAGAAATACCAATTGATGACAGTGCTGCACCAATTAAAGATGACAAAGATAATATTACAGGCGCGGTGTTAGTGTTTAGAGATATTACTGAGCGCAAACAAGCGATTGAGGCACGTCAAAAGCAAATTGAGCAAGAGCAACTTGTCGTGCAATGGGAAGAGATAAATCAACTCAAAAATGACTTTTTGAATTTA
This Nostoc sp. C052 DNA region includes the following protein-coding sequences:
- a CDS encoding histidine kinase dimerization/phosphoacceptor domain -containing protein gives rise to the protein MRESEQRFRATFHQAAVGIAHVAIDGSWLLVNQRLCNILGYTPEELQLLTFQDITHPDDLKADLKYFDQILADNIPTYSIEKRYFCKDSSIVWVNVTVSLMRELSGEPKYFISVIEDISERQAALRDRQQWEEQIQASLLEKEVLLKEIYHRVKNNLQVISSLLNLQSAYIKDEQDLIIFRQSQQRIESMALVHEKLYQSQDLAKINFGEYIRDLVASLFAAYEVNEDAIALIINIDDRVFLGLDTAIPCSLIIHELVSNSLKYAFPTGRNGTISINLKKDHKNQITLVVSDDGIGLPSNFDFKNIASLGWLLVDALSNQLSGNIKIQGDMGVEFHLTFTLI
- a CDS encoding response regulator codes for the protein MTNAKILVVEDEAIVAKDLQYRLIKFGYIVPAIASSGEEAINKAVEISPDLVLMDIKLKGSMDGIEAAQEIYKHLDIPVIYLTAYADDNTLARAKITEPFGYLLKPFKEKELQTNIEITLIKHGLQRQLKVNQKWLDALLRSISDGVIASDLQELITFMNPVAENLTGWKQEEAFGKNSSEVFNIANGETHNPIESPIIKVLQDGIIVSLPAETILITKDGVEIPIDDSAAPIKDDKDNITGAVLVFRDITERKQAIEARQKQIEQEQLVVQWEEINQLKNDFLNLVTHELRSPLSNIKLMIQMIQLSTSTEEAQRYLELMESECDRELELINDLLDLQRLESSSYPVITPDALLLQQWLNWVIEPFQIRVQEHQQTLQLNLPANLPPLFSDGISLERILVELLNNACKYTPAGGEIILNVSHNSSEAPAKTIITISNSAEISGTELPRIFEKFYRVPNADIWNQGGSGLGLPIVQKLIEQLQGNIQVESSSGWTTFTITLTDL